The proteins below come from a single Solea senegalensis isolate Sse05_10M linkage group LG2, IFAPA_SoseM_1, whole genome shotgun sequence genomic window:
- the LOC122765431 gene encoding protein BTG3-like, producing MTLMFFKTIMALKIFHLTITQGHVPQRRGVIAILSLDTCWSIDCSIIMEPTGGMRQEIAAVQVYLKRLLEMAGKVESHKVELFADRLGVALRETFVGHWYPENPSKGQAYRCIRVNRFNKEDPVILRACRESGVQYSDLGLPYEFTLWVDPGEVWCRYGEGSMIFSVATFSSDGEQDKQ from the coding sequence TAACACAAGGGCATGTACCTCAGAGGCGTGGTGTCATTGCCATTCTCTCTTTGGACACATGCTGGAGCATCGACTGCTCCATTATAATGGAACCTACTGGAGGCATGAGACAAGAAATAGCAGCGGTGCAGGTCTACCTGAAGAGGCTTCTGGAAATGGCCGGGAAGGTGGAATCACACAAGGTCGAGCTGTTTGCCGACAGGCTAGGCGTCGCGCTGCGTGAGACCTTCGTAGGACACTGGTACCCCGAAAACCCCAGCAAAGGACAGGCATACAGGTGCATCCGAGTCAACAGGTTCAACAAGGAGGATCCAGTGATCCTCCGTGCCTGCAGAGAGAGTGGAGTTCAGTACAGTGACCTGGGACTGCCCTATGAATTCACACTGTGGGTGGATCCTGGGGAGGTCTGGTGCAGGTACGGAGAAGGCAGTATGATCTTCTCAGTGGCCACTTTCTCCAGTGACGGGGAACAGGACAAACAGTGA